TGTACGCACACGGCGTCGCGTCCGCGTCCGGATCCGGAATCTCGCTGCTCATTCTGGTTTGTCCATGATTTTGGTGGTCTCGCTGCGTCCAAGGTCGCGGTACGTGTGGGTGAGTTCGTCGTGGAGGTCGAACCACGCGTCGGTGTGCCCCCCATCCCGGCCGCGCTCCTCGGGGAGCATGTCTTCGGTGATCTCGAACGTGTCGTCGTCGACCTGCGCGCTGACCGGGGGTTCGAGGTCGAGGGACTCGAGGGAGGGCACCACGATCGAGAGCCACTCCTCGCCCAGCTCCTCGAGGGTCGCGTCCCGTAGCCCCAGCTCGACGATGTCGTCCTCGACGTCGGGGTCGACCGGTTCGAACAGCGTCAACGCGTACGGGAACAGCCGATCGAGGGCGTCCTGCAGGCGCTCGTGACCCTCGTCGCCGTCGGCGAGCCGCTCGACCCAGTTCTGGGCGTGTTCGAGGTGGTACTCCTCCTCGCTTCGGATCTTGCCGACCCGGTCGGCGATTTTCGGGTACGCCGAGTCCTCCAGCGCCTCGAGCCGGAGCTTTTCGGCGGCGTCGTAGAGGTACGATCGGAGCACGGCGTCGGCCCAGTCCCCCTCCTCGAAGGGGCGCTCGACGAGCGTCGCGTGGCGGAAATCGGCGGGATCGCGCTCGTAGATCAGCGCCTGTTCCTCGAAGCCCAGATCCTCCAGCACGTCGTACCACAGCCGCGCGTGGCCCAGTTCGTCCTGGGCGTTGTTCGCCAGCGCGAGATCCGACTCGAGGGTCGGCGCGCGGACCTGCCACTCGGTGTAGCGCTCGGCCAGCACGAACTCGTCGTCCGCGAGCCGCTTCAGCAGCGTCTCGAGGGCGTTGCGCTCGCGGGCGTCGAGCTTCCCGGGGTCCAGCGCCGCCATCAGTCGTCACCCCGCTGTCGCTCGGCGGTCGCCTGTTCGTCCTCGCTCTCGACGACCTCGCGGGCGTCCTTCCCGCTGGTGTTGTAGGCCGTCGCCCACCGGTAGCTCTTGTCGGTCGTTCCGCCGAAGGCGACGTCCTCGGTGTCGATTTCGCCGATCTCCTCTTTGGGGACGACCCAGAGGCTGTTCGTCGGTTTCCGGCGGCCGTGCTGGATCGCGGCGAACTGCGTTGCCATCTCCCGGTCGGGCGCGTGAACGTTCCCACAGTGGGTGTGGTAGTTGCCAGCTTTCTCCTGGCGGAACACTTCCCAGATCATGGTCAGTCGGCCGCCTGCGGCGCCGTTCCGCCGGCGGCTGTGGCGTCGTCCTCGATCGTGTCACGAACCCACTGAACGGCCTCCTGGGCGCGTTTGCGACCGTTGATCTGCCCGAGACCGGGCTCGTAGTCGTTCTTCGCGATCGTGAAGAACTCGTCCCAGTCGAGGTCGTTCTCCTCGACCGCGTAGGTGCCGTCCTCGCGCTCGCGGATGCGTGGCTCGTCGGGGATCTCGAGGCCGTACTTCCGGGCCTTCGGGATGTACTGGTCGAGGAAGGCGTCCCGGAGTTCGTCGTTGGACTGCTGTTTGAGCCCGACCGAGGCGGCGAAGTCGTGGTGGGTGCTCTTGTCGTCGGTCGGCCCGAAGAACTGGATGATGCGGGGCCACCACTCCTCGAACGCCTCCTGGGTCCGTCGCTGTTCGGCGCGCGACCCGGTCATGAGTTCGCGAAGGATGTCCTCGCCGTGCTTGACGTGAAATCCCTCCTCGAAGCAGACCTTGTCCATCGCGTGAGCGTAGGGCTCCCAGCTGGTTCGGCGAAGCGTCGCCTGCCGGCGCATCGCCGCCCCGTCGACGAAAAACGAGATCATCGGTATCTCGACCCAGCTCTTCAGCGGGTAATGGAAGCAGTTGAGGAACTTCCCGTCCCCGTTCGCGAGGTCGTCGATCATCTCGTCGCGGCTCTTGACGCCCAGTGACTCCGCGGCGCGGTACAGTAGCTGGGCGTGACCGATCTCGTCCTGGACCTTCGCCGAGAACGCCAGCTTCCGGTCGATACTCGGCGCCTGTCGGATGAACGGGCGCTCGAGGTACGCGCCCATGATCTCACTGTTGGCGTGGAACTCGATCATCCGCGTTGCTGCCTCCCGATACTCCCGCGGAAGGTCGTCCGCGGGGCTGAACTCCCGTGGCCCCGCGCGTGCTTTGACTGCGTCAAGATCCATAGTTCATTATAAAGAACGATAGTTCTACCCTTAGCAGTTGACCGCTACATAACGGGGTTTTAAATAAGGCACGAGTTAATCATGTCACAGTCTCGCATGATCGACGACTGTCTCGCCGTGGAGTTTCGGGTTCGAAACGACGACTGCCCGCTCGCGGAGGCGAGTCGTGACGTCGGCGTCGAGATCGACGCCCGGGCGCCCCAACGGCGCAGCGACGGCTACGATCTCCTGCAGTTTCGCTCGACGAGGACGGACCGGCTCACGACGCACCTGGACGAGGACGATCGGATCTCGCACCTGTACGTCTCCCGGACTGACGGTCGCTCCCGGTACCGGTGTCTCTCGAAACAGCCCTGCGTCGTCCGACGGCTGATCGACGGCGGTCTCATCGTCGAGACCCTGCGATACCGCGAGGGGGAGGCGCGGATCTTCGGGACCGTCGTCGGGCGCGACGTACTGAAAGGCGTCATGGAGGCGGCGGGCGAGACCGTCGGCGTCAAACTCGAGCGGGTCTTTCCCCTCGAGTCGGAGGTCACGGAGTCGCCCGGTCAGCGGTGGGAGCTCACGCCGGCCCAGGAGGAGTGTCTCCGGACGGCCCTCGAAGCGGGCTACTTCGAGATTCCGCGACGGACCAGTTCTGAGGCGGTCGCCGCCGAGCTCGGGATCAGCAAGTCGGCGTTTCTCGAGCGGCTCCGTCGAGCCGAGGCGGCGCTGTTCGAACAGATGTTCGGGTAAACGGTTGCTTTCCGTTTCGACCGGCGATTCTCGCGGTAACTTATTTATGATACGGTTTTGATGAGTATCGTATGGCCTACAGCTACGAACCGCACTACTTCGAGGACTTCGAGGAAGGCCAGACCTTCGAGAGCGTCGGCCGCACGGTAACGGAAGCCGACTTCGTCATGCACTCGGCGCTCGCGGGAGACTGGACGGAACTCCACACCAACAAGGAGTACGCCGAGGACAGCCCCTTCGGCGAGCGGATCGCCCACGGACCGATGACGTTCGTTCAGGCGACCGGGTTCGTCTACCGGACCGGGATCGTCGAACGGACCGCCTTCGCCTTCCTCGGGATGAACTACATGGATCTGCCGAACCCGGTCTACATCGGCGATACGCTCTCGCTGGAGATCGAGGTCACCGAGGTCGAGGACACCGCCAGCCGCGACGACGCCGGACTGGTCGTCCTCGACACGGAGATGACGAACCAGGACGACACCGTCGTCTTCCAGGGCGACATGAAATTCCTCATCAAAACCGCCGAGTGATCGCGGCGGTCTCGATCGGGATCGAAGATTTCTCTGCTACTATTTCATACCAACCATTCGAGATGCGACAGTCAGACTGTTTTGCCATCGGTAGATCGAACTCCCGGCATACCAGACCAGTTAGCGTTGTACCCGGCGGTCCGGATCCAGCCGTATCCGAGGCAAATCACTGGCGCCGAACTCGGTATCTGTCTGTCTGTGGGAGTCTGGCGTGGCTTCGACGGAGATCTCTGTGACGAACTGGAAAACTCTACAGAGTGATCTGTTAACTGGTACTTATCCGAAAGCATAACCTATCCGATTGGTAAAGCGACACCGCGATTCGGCGGCTTCGTCCCCGGCCGGCCCGGACGACACCGTCGTTTCGATCGGTTGTTCGAGACCGAACATTTACTGTCGCTCTCAGTGTGGGTAGGCGTAATGTCACTGCTCGTTCCGTTCGACGGTTCGGTGCTAGCCCGCAAGGCCCTCGAGCGCGCCTCGACGTTCGGCGACCTCCTCGAGGAGGAACTCGTCGCCCTGACCGTGATCCCCGACGACGAGGACTACGCCCGCGACAGAGGCTGGATCAGCGAGGGAGAGCCGTTCGATCCCGAGGCAATCGCCTCGGGGATGCAACGACGCGTCGAGGACGTCGCGCCGGAGGCGACGTTCCGTGTCGAGCGCGTCACCTCCGACGAGCCGACGGCGACGGCGACGACGAACGTGGTTCGGGAGATCAGACGGTTCGCCGGCGAGCTCGGCGCCAGCGTCGTCTTCATCGGATCGGAGAACGCCGGCTCGGTGATCTCGCCACAGTCCAGCGTCGGCAGTCCCGTCGCCAACGACCACCGCTACGACGTCTACGTCGTCCGCCACTCCGAGTCCGAGGCCGGCGACGTCGAGGACGTCGACTCCGTGCGGTCGTAGCGTTCCGTCCCGACTCCGCCTGCCGATCGGAGGAACGTTTATTCGCTTGAACGACCTCGGGTCAACCAAGACATGGTCGACCGCAACGGGTGGGACGCCGACGCGTCGGTGCCGGCGGGACCATCCCACGACCCGCCCGCGTCGTTCGTCGAACAGGCGAACGTCACGGACGAGGCCGTCTACGAGGCGTTCGAGGAGGAGTGGCCCGACTGCTGGGAGCGGGCGGCCGACCTGCTCTCCTGGGAACGACCGTACGACGACGTCCTCGTAGACGACGACGCCCCGTTTTACGAGTGGTTCTCGGGCGGTCGGCTCAATGCCTCGTACAACTGTCTGGATCGACACCTCGAGGCGGGCCGGAAGACCCACGCGGCGATCCGGTGGGAGGGAAAACGCGGCGAGCGCGAGACCTACACCTACCAGGATCTGGCAACGGCGGTAAACGAGTTCGCGGCGACGCTGTTGGATCTCGGTGTCGAGGAGAACGATATCGTCACGCTGTATCTGCCGATGATCCCGGAGCTACCGATCGCGATGTTGGCCTGCGCGCGGATCGGCGCGCCCCACTCGGTGGTCTTTGCGGGGCTGTCCGCGGACGCGCTGGCGACCCGGATGGACGCGGCCGACAGCGAGTATCTGGTGACCTGTGACGGCTACTATCGCCGCGGTGACGCCTTCAACCAGAAGAGCAAGGTCGACAACGCCCTGATCTCGCTCGACCAGGACGTCGAGACCGTCGTCGTCGATCGGCTCGGCGACGACCTCCCGCACGTCCTCGGCGAGCGGGAGTACGACTACGACGAACTGGTCACAGCCCACGCCGGCGAGACCGTCGAGCCGGTGACCCGTAACGCCGAGGATATGCTGTTTCTGATGTACACCTCGGGTACCACGGGCGAGCCGAAAGGCGTCGTCCACACGACGGGCGGCTACCTCGCACACGTCGCCTGGAGCTCGCGGGCGGTGCTCGACATCAAACCCGAGGACACCTACTGGTGTGCGGCCGACATCGGCTGGATCACGGGTCACTCCTACATCGTCTACGGCCCCCTCGCGCTGGGGACGACGACGGTGATGTACGAGGGCACCCCCGACTACCCCGATCGGGATCGGCTCTGGGAGATCGTCGAGAAGAACGCGGTCGACGTCTTCTACACCGCGCCGACCGCGATCCGGGCGTTCATGAAGTGGGGCGAGGAGTACCCCGAGCGCCACGATCTCTCCTCGCTGCGCCTACTCGGAACCGTCGGCGAGGCGATCAGCGCCCGGCCGTGGCGCTGGTACCGCGAGCATATCGGCGGCGGGGACGCACCAATCGTCGACACCTGGTGGCAGACCGAGACGGGCGCGATCACGGTCTCTACGTTACCGGGCGTCGACGCGATGAAACCCGGCTCCGCCGGCCCCGGCCTGCCGGGGATCGACGCCAGGGTCGTCGACGCCGACGGCGAGGACGTCGATCCCGGCGAGACGGGGTATCTCACGATCGCTCGACCGTGGCCCGGGATGGCCCGCACCCTCTACGACGGCGACGACCGCTTTCGCTCCGAGTACTGGAGCCAGTTCTCCGATCCCGACGACGGTCGCTGGTGGTACTTCAGCGGCGACGCGGCGACGATCGACGAGGACGGCTACATCACCGTCCTCGGTCGGGTCGACGACGTGATCAACGTCTCCGGGCGCCGGCTGAGCACGATGGAGATCGAGAGTGCGATCACCGGCGTCGACGGCGTCGTCGAGGCCGCGGTCGTCGGGCGCTCGGGTGAGGGCGGCGGCACCGAGATCTACGCCTACGTCAGCACCGAGGCCGACTGCGAGCCTGACGCCACCCTCCGCGAGCGGATCGTCGAGGGTGTCGAGTCCTCGATCGGCCCTATCGCTACCCCCGCCTCCGTGGTGTTCACGCCGGAGCTTCCCAAGACCCGGTCGGGCAAGATCATGCGCCGCCTGCTCGAGGACGTCGCGAACGGCGACCAGCTGGGCGATACGAGCGCGCTGCGAAACCCCGAGATCGTCGGCGAGATCCAGACCGAGATCCAGACCGAGTAGTACGGTTCGCGATCACGAGAATCGCGAAACGCACCTCAGTGCAGCTAGGCTGGATCAAGACCGAGTAGCCGTCGACTATCCGACCGATCCCGATACAGTTATTTTCGCTCACCCAAAACACTCGAAGCGTGAGTCTCGAGGAGCCCGAATCCGCGTCCGCCACGCTCTCCCGCGAGGAGTACGAGTCGCTTCTCGACGCCGCCGAGACCTACCGGGAGGCGCTTGTCGTCCGCTGTTGTGGCGAGGTCGGGCTCCGGCCGACCGATCTCGCGTCGGTGACCCTCGCCGCCATCGATCAGGTACGAACCGATCCGCCTCGCTACCTGCTTCGCCTCCCGGAGTCGCGGGTCGCGTACCTGCCGACCGAGATCGAGCGGGAGCTGCGGCGGTACGCCCGGAGCAACGGGATCTCGAGCGACGAGTCCGTGTTCTCGGTCTCGGCTCGACGGCTCCAGATGCTCGTCGCCGAGGTCGCCGAACGCGCGAGCGAGCGGTTCGACGACCCCGTCCTCGAGTCGGTCTCGACGGAGGATCTCCGGCGATACTTCCTCGAGACCGCGCTGACCGACCACGGGATCAACCCGCTGGTCGTCAAACGCGTCGGCGGCTGGAGCAGCTTCGAGGCCCTCGAACCCTACCTCTCGAGTCCGACCGACGAGGAGATCGTCGAGGAGTTCGCTACGGTCGAGGCCGGACCGGGGACGCGATCGGGCGGCGAGCGCGCGGTCAGCGACGGCAGCGTCGTTCGATCCTTGCTCGCGGCAAGCGACCGCTGCGGACTGGTTCGTCTCGATCCCGACGGCTACGTCGACCGGTGGAACCGCAGCGCCGAGTCGACGTTTGGCTACCGCGCCGGCGAGATCGTCGGCACCCACGTCTCGGCGCTGTACGCCGACGAGGCGGTCGAACGGGGGCAGCCCGATCAGACGCTGACCCGGGCGCTCGAGGACGGCGGCTACGAGGGCGACTGCTGGCTCGTCCGCGAGGGCGGAAGCCGATTTCGCGCACTCGAGCTCGTCACGCCGCTGCGCGACGAGCGACACCGCCTCCAGGGGTTCGCACTGCTGGTCTGTGACGTCTCCCGGTACCAGGAACGGCTCGAGGAGGCTCGCTCGGTCCGCGAGGACCTCGAGCGGGTCCACAACGTCGCCGCCCGCCACCGGGCGCTGACGGACGCGTTGCTCGAGGCGACCAGCCACGAGGAAGTCGAGACCGCGACCTGTTCCGTCCTCGCGGACGGTCGGACCTACGACGCCGCCTGGATCGATCGGACGACCCACTCGGACCGCCACGGCGGGTGGCGAACGGCAAGCGGGCTCGAGGCCGAGCAGGTCGATCGGCTCGTTCCCGAGGGGTGGAACGAGCCGGGGGCGGCGGCACCCGGTCGTCGTCCGGACGACGACTACGGCGCGATCGGGTCGGAGCTCGAGGATCCGGAGGCCGGAACCCCCGAATCGGCGGGGCCACGAACGGTCTCGGTCGCGACCGGAATCGAGGCGACGATCGGCGACGGGGACGCCTTCGCGGGTCGTGTCGCGGCCGTCCCGATCTGGTACGGCGACACGGTGTACGGACGGCTGGCGGTCGCGACCGAGCGCGCGGCCGCGTTCGACGAGCGCGAGCGAGCCTGGCTCGGGACGATCGGTCGGCAGGTCGGATACGCGATCGCCGCGATTCGGCGCCGAAACCTCCTGCTGTCGGATCGGGTAGTCGAACTCGAGTTCGTCTGCCGGGACGAGGACTCCTTTTTCGTCGAGACGAGCCGTCGACTCGACTGTCGCGTCGAACTGGACTCGCTGGTGCCGCTGTCGGACTCGACGCAGCTGTACTACGTCCGACTGGAGGGAGCGTCGCCGGCCGATGTCTTCGAGCGCGCGGAGACCGATCCGGGGATCGACGACTGTCGGCTCATCGAGACCTACGAGGACGCCTGCCGGCTCGAGTTCGTCGTCGAGGGCTCCTCGCCGACGCTGACGTTGACCGAGTACGGCGTCACCGTCCGCGAGGCCCGCTTCGAGGAGGGGACCGCGACGATCGTCGCCGAGTGTGCGGCCGACGCCGACATCAGGACGATCGTCGCCGGGCTGCGCTCGGCGTTTCCCGACTGCGAGCTGGCCGGCAAACGCGAGACCGAACGGCCGGTCCAGACCGGACGCGAGTTCCGGGAGGGGTTAGAGGAGCGACTGACCGACCGCCAGGAGGCCGCCCTGCGGGCCGCCTACTCCGGCGGGTACTACGACTGGCCCCGGGAGAGCACTGCCGAGGAGATCGCCGACGCGATGGGCGTCTCCTCGCCGACGCTGCACAGCCACCTCCGGAAGGGTCAACACGAGCTGTTACGGACCTTCTTCGACGACCCGACGGCCGACGAGTAGCCGCGAGCGACCGCGGTCGACGATCGACGAACGGATCCACGACGCCGACCTAGGTCTTTAGCCCTCCGTCGGCTTCGTGGACCGTCCCGGCGACGATTCCCCCGTCGCGCGCCCGAATCGGGACCGCTGACCGCCGCTATTTCTGTCCGATACCCCCGTCGATCAGTTGGCTGCCTGTCACTGAACCCCCTGTGTTCGGGGGTCGTTTTGTACAACTAGAGGCGGGCTTTACTATGGCTGTTGTACACTGAGTGGTTGTACCATGTCACAGGACGACGTCAGTCTGGAGGCACGGCTCGAGGAGCAGGATACCTTCGAGCCGCCCGAATCGTTCGTCGAGCAGGCGAACGTAACAGACGAGGGGATCTACGAGGAGTTCGAGGAGAACTGGCCGGAGTGTTGGGAGGGTGCTGCCGATCTGCTCTCCTGGGAGCAGGAGTACGACACCGTTCTCGACGAGGGGGGCGCACCGTTCTACGAGTGGTTCACGGGCGGGGAGCTCAACGCCTCGTACAACTGCATCGACAGACACGTCGAATCGGGCGACGGCGACAGAACCGCCGTCGAGTGGGAGGGTGAACTCGGCGAGACCCGTTCCTACACCTACGAGGAACTCCTCGAGGAGGTCCAGGCCGTCGCCGCGACGCTCCGGGAGCTCGGCGTCGAGGAGGACGACGTCGTCACGCTGTACATGCCGATGATCCCGGAGCTGACGGTCGCGATGCTCGCCTGTGCCCGGATCGGCGCACCCCACTCGGTGGTGTTCGCCGGCTTCTCCGCGGACGCGCTCGCGACGCGGATGAATTCGTCCGACAGCGAGTACCTGATCACCGCCGACGGCTACTACCGGCGCGGCGACAGCCTCGATCATCTCTCCAAAACCAACGAGGGTCTCGAGGACGTCGAGCACGAGACGGCGACGATCGTCGTCGACCGGCTCGGCGACGACCTCGATCACTCCCTCGCGGACGGCCAGCACGACTACGAGGAGCTGGTCGACGAGAACCGCGGCGAGACCGTCGAGCCGGTAACCCGCGACGCCGAGGACATGCTGTTCCTGATGTACACCTCGGGGACGACGGGCCAGCCCAAGGGGGTCAAGCACACGACCGCGGGTTATCTCGCCTACACGGCCTGGACTTCCCAGGCCGTCCTCGATCTCGAGCCCGGCGACACCTACTGGTGTTCGGCCGACATCGGCTGGATCACGGGCCACTCCTACATCGTCTACGGTCCCCTCGCGCTGGGGACGACGACGGTGATGTACGAGGGCACTCCCGACTACCCGGACAAGGACCGGTTCTGGGAGATCGTCGAGAAAAACGAGGTCGACGTCTTCTACACCGCGCCGACGGCCATCCGCGCGTTCATGAAGTGGGGCAAGGAGTACCCGGAGAAACACGATCTCTCCTCGCTGCGCCTGCTCGGGACCGTCGGCGAACCGATCAACCCCCGCGCCTGGAAGTGGTACTACAAACACATCGGGGGCGAGGAGTGCCCGATCGTCGACACCTGGTGGCAGACCGAAACCGGCGGGCACATGATCACCACGCTGCCGGGCGTCAACGAGATGAAGCCCGGCTCCGCCGGCCCGGGTCTCCCCGGCGTCGACACGCGGATCGTCGACGCGCAGGGCGAGGAGGTCGACGCCGGCGAGGCCGGCTACCTCACCGTCCAGAAGCCGTGGCCCGGCATGCTCCGGACGCTCTACCAGAACGACGAGCGGTTCATCGAGGAGTACTGGGAGGAGTACTCCGACCCCGACGCCGACGAGTGGGTGTACTTCCCCGAGGACGGCGCGAAGATCGACGAGGACGACTACATCACCGTCCTCGGTCGGGTCGACGACGTGATCAACGTCTCCGGTCACCGGCTGGGAACGATGGAGATCGAGAGTGCGATCGTCGGCGTCGAGGGCGTCGCCGAGGCCGCGGTCGTCGGCGGCGACCACGAGGTGAAAGGCGAAGCCGTCTACGCCTACGTCATCACCGAAGACGGCTACGAGGGCGACGACGAACTCGCCGAGGAGATCGTCGAGGGCGTCGTCGACGCCATCGGTCCGATCGCAAAGCCGGAGGACGTCGTGTTCACGCCCGAGCTCCCCAAGACCCGCTCGGGGAAGATCATGCGTCGCCTGCTCGAGGATATCGCCAGCGGCAACGAACTCGGTAACACGTCGACGCTCCGGAACCCCGAAGTCGTCGACGAGATCGCAGCGCAGGTACAGGACGAGTAGTCCTGTCCCTTCCTTTCGTAATCGACTACCAACCACCAGAATGACGCGTTAATATGACAGAGAATACCACTCAAGAAACGGACGACGCCGTCGAGACCGACGGTGGCGTGAAAACCGAGGCGTACCTCGACAAGGAGATCAACATCTTCAAACCGGCGACCCCGTTCATGCGGGATCACCTGAAGGTGATCTGGATCTCGTTTGCCGCGTGGGTCCTGGTCGTCTTCGGACCGACGACTGCCACCGTCCTCGCACCGGATCTGATGACCGAAACAACGATCCTCAACGGGTTCCCGCTGCACTTCTTCCTGGCAGCGATCTTCACGCCGCTTGCCGCGCTGTTGCTGTCGGTCGGCTACGCGATGCAACGCGACCGGCTCGACACCAAGTACGGCATCTCCCACGAGAGCGAGGAAGAGACCGACTCCGGTACCGTCGCTGCCGACGGAGGTAACGAATGATCGAGGCTATCGATCCGATCGTCCTCCAGGAGACGGCGCTGGACGTCGGTGAGTTCAAGCTGATTCCGGCGCTGACAGTCGTCGCGATGCTGGTGTTGTTCCTCGGCGTCGGCTACTTCTTCCGAGTCGCCGCCGTCGACGAACTGTGGGTCGCCGGCCGCTCGATCGGTTCGATCGAGAACGGGATGGCGATCGGCGCCAACTGGATGAGCGCCGCCTCCTACCTCGGCGTCGCCTCCCTGATCGCGCTGTCGGGGTACTTCGGGCTGGCGTACGTCGTCGGCTGGACAACGGGGTATTTCATCCTGCTGATCTTCCTGGCCGCGCAGTTCCGCCGGTTCGGGAAGTACACGGCGCCCGACTTCGTCGGCGACCGCTTCTACTCCGACTGGGCTCGGGGCATCGCGGCGTTTACGACCCTCGCGATCGCCTTCACCTACGCGATCGGCCAGGCAAGCGGGATGGGGCTGATGGCCCAGTACATCTTCGGGATCTCCTACGAGGTCGGCGTGATCGGGCTGATGGCCGTCACCATCGCCTACGTCGCCCTCTCCGGGATGCTGGGGACGACCAAGAACATGGCGATCCAGTACACCATCCTGATCATCGCCTTCACGCTCGGGCTGTACGCCGTCGGCTGGACCCAGGGCTGGTCGACGGCGCTGCCGTACCTCGAGGCCGGACCGCAGGTCGCCGAGGCCGCCAGCATCGAGGCCCAGTTCGTCGAGCCGTTCGCGAACGCGAGCTACTACGCCTGGATCGCGCTCGCCTTTAGCCTGATCGTCGGTACCTGCGGCCTGCCACACGTGCTGGTGCGGTTCTACACCGTCGACAACGAGCGAACGGCCCGCTGGTCGACCGTCTGGGGGCTGTTCTTCATCTGCCTGCTGTACTGGGGAACGGCCACCTACGCGGCCTTCGGTGGGCTGCTCTACGACAGCGAGGTCACCGGCGGCGACGGCTTCGCCCAGATGCTCGGCATCGAGGCCGACGCGCTCGTCGTGTTGACCGCACAGCTCGCGGATCTCCCGACCTGGCTCGTCGGGCTGGTCGCCGCCGGTGCCGTCGCTGCGGCGCTGGCGACGACCGCCGGACTGTTCATCACCGCCTCCTCGGCGGCCGCACACGACATTTACACCAACCTCTACAAGGAGAACGCGACCCAGCGCGAACAGATGATCGTCGGCCGCTCGACGATCGTCGGCGTCGGCGTCCTCGTGGCGCTGATCGGGCTCAACCCGCCCGCGCTGATCGGCGAACTCGTCGCGATGTCGTTCGCGATCGCCGGCACCGTCTTCTTCCCGGTGTTCTTCCTCGGCCTCTGGTGGGAGAACACGACCCGGGAGGGAGCCCTCGCCGGCATGCTCATCGGCATCGCCATCTCGTTCGGCGCGATTCTGAACGACACCGCGATCCCGATGTACACCGGCGTCGAGGAAGCCGTCATCCCCGGGCTGGCGACGTGGGTGCCGGGAACGTCCTCGGCGCTGGTCGGCGTGCCGGTGGTGTTTGGCGTGATCATCGTCGTCTCGCTGATCACGGACGAACCGCCCCAGCACGTCAAACGTCTCGTCCGCCAGTGTCACAGTCCCGAACCGATGAGCAAGATGGAATCGGCCGAAGACGCCGCCGCTGATGGTGGCACTCCCGCAGACGACTAACCATGTACGATACAATACTCGTCCCGACCGATGGAAGCGACACCGCCGAGTACGCGGTCGAACACGCCGTTGACCTCGCCGAGAAGTACGACGCCGACATCCACGCGCTGTACGTCCTCGACACGAGCGCGATCGACGTCAGCCTCGGCACCGAGCAGGTCGACCGCATCCAGCAAGGCCAGTTCGAGGATATGCCCGAGCTCCAACAGCGAGCCAACGACGCGACCGGCGCTGTCGCGTCGAGAGCCGAGACCCACGACATCGACGTGACCGAGGCGGTCGTCGCCGGACAACCCCACAAACAGATCAACAGCTACGCGACGGACAACGATGTCGACCTGATCGTCATGGGATCGGCGGGCCGCAGCGGCGTCCGACGGGCCCTGCTCGGTAGCGTCGCCGAACGGACGCTGCGCTCGACACAGATTCCGGTGTTGGTCGTCGATAGACAGGACTGACTCGACAGCGGTTCGCCACGTTCGTTTTCGTCGTTCTCACCGATCGTCCGTCGCTACCTCGAGGCTCGTGACGAACCCGAAGTACGCGACGATTCCTGCGAGCATGAGCATGTAGTACGCCCAGGTCGGTCCCTCGAGGACGCGAAAGATGATCTCGACCATCGTCACCCAGCCGATGGCAAAGACCAGATCGACGAAGATCCCCCATCGCTGTTCGCGTGCGTCCTCGAGCCACTCGCCGATGTTCGTCATCGGACGGAGGGTTCCGTCGGCGCGTCGAA
This genomic window from Natronococcus occultus SP4 contains:
- the paaC gene encoding 1,2-phenylacetyl-CoA epoxidase subunit PaaC; its protein translation is MAALDPGKLDARERNALETLLKRLADDEFVLAERYTEWQVRAPTLESDLALANNAQDELGHARLWYDVLEDLGFEEQALIYERDPADFRHATLVERPFEEGDWADAVLRSYLYDAAEKLRLEALEDSAYPKIADRVGKIRSEEEYHLEHAQNWVERLADGDEGHERLQDALDRLFPYALTLFEPVDPDVEDDIVELGLRDATLEELGEEWLSIVVPSLESLDLEPPVSAQVDDDTFEITEDMLPEERGRDGGHTDAWFDLHDELTHTYRDLGRSETTKIMDKPE
- a CDS encoding helix-turn-helix domain-containing protein — encoded protein: MIDDCLAVEFRVRNDDCPLAEASRDVGVEIDARAPQRRSDGYDLLQFRSTRTDRLTTHLDEDDRISHLYVSRTDGRSRYRCLSKQPCVVRRLIDGGLIVETLRYREGEARIFGTVVGRDVLKGVMEAAGETVGVKLERVFPLESEVTESPGQRWELTPAQEECLRTALEAGYFEIPRRTSSEAVAAELGISKSAFLERLRRAEAALFEQMFG
- the paaB gene encoding 1,2-phenylacetyl-CoA epoxidase subunit PaaB, translating into MIWEVFRQEKAGNYHTHCGNVHAPDREMATQFAAIQHGRRKPTNSLWVVPKEEIGEIDTEDVAFGGTTDKSYRWATAYNTSGKDAREVVESEDEQATAERQRGDD
- the paaA gene encoding 1,2-phenylacetyl-CoA epoxidase subunit PaaA translates to MDLDAVKARAGPREFSPADDLPREYREAATRMIEFHANSEIMGAYLERPFIRQAPSIDRKLAFSAKVQDEIGHAQLLYRAAESLGVKSRDEMIDDLANGDGKFLNCFHYPLKSWVEIPMISFFVDGAAMRRQATLRRTSWEPYAHAMDKVCFEEGFHVKHGEDILRELMTGSRAEQRRTQEAFEEWWPRIIQFFGPTDDKSTHHDFAASVGLKQQSNDELRDAFLDQYIPKARKYGLEIPDEPRIREREDGTYAVEENDLDWDEFFTIAKNDYEPGLGQINGRKRAQEAVQWVRDTIEDDATAAGGTAPQAAD
- a CDS encoding MaoC family dehydratase, encoding MAYSYEPHYFEDFEEGQTFESVGRTVTEADFVMHSALAGDWTELHTNKEYAEDSPFGERIAHGPMTFVQATGFVYRTGIVERTAFAFLGMNYMDLPNPVYIGDTLSLEIEVTEVEDTASRDDAGLVVLDTEMTNQDDTVVFQGDMKFLIKTAE
- a CDS encoding universal stress protein; the encoded protein is MSLLVPFDGSVLARKALERASTFGDLLEEELVALTVIPDDEDYARDRGWISEGEPFDPEAIASGMQRRVEDVAPEATFRVERVTSDEPTATATTNVVREIRRFAGELGASVVFIGSENAGSVISPQSSVGSPVANDHRYDVYVVRHSESEAGDVEDVDSVRS
- the acs gene encoding acetate--CoA ligase, whose product is MVDRNGWDADASVPAGPSHDPPASFVEQANVTDEAVYEAFEEEWPDCWERAADLLSWERPYDDVLVDDDAPFYEWFSGGRLNASYNCLDRHLEAGRKTHAAIRWEGKRGERETYTYQDLATAVNEFAATLLDLGVEENDIVTLYLPMIPELPIAMLACARIGAPHSVVFAGLSADALATRMDAADSEYLVTCDGYYRRGDAFNQKSKVDNALISLDQDVETVVVDRLGDDLPHVLGEREYDYDELVTAHAGETVEPVTRNAEDMLFLMYTSGTTGEPKGVVHTTGGYLAHVAWSSRAVLDIKPEDTYWCAADIGWITGHSYIVYGPLALGTTTVMYEGTPDYPDRDRLWEIVEKNAVDVFYTAPTAIRAFMKWGEEYPERHDLSSLRLLGTVGEAISARPWRWYREHIGGGDAPIVDTWWQTETGAITVSTLPGVDAMKPGSAGPGLPGIDARVVDADGEDVDPGETGYLTIARPWPGMARTLYDGDDRFRSEYWSQFSDPDDGRWWYFSGDAATIDEDGYITVLGRVDDVINVSGRRLSTMEIESAITGVDGVVEAAVVGRSGEGGGTEIYAYVSTEADCEPDATLRERIVEGVESSIGPIATPASVVFTPELPKTRSGKIMRRLLEDVANGDQLGDTSALRNPEIVGEIQTEIQTE